Genomic window (Rhodothermales bacterium):
TGAACGACGTCCTTTATTTTCTTCGACGGTGTCGGTGTCATATGCGTTCTATCGGTCGGTGACGGTCAGCATGGCATATGCCAACCTGTCAGTCCGTGTGTCTATCTTGTAGCTATATCGTTACAACCCGTACACGTAGCGGGTTTTGGTGTCATGCTCAGCCAGGCGTGCCGGCCAGACGGCGCATGAGCAGGGAGAGTACAAGCCCCTCTTCTCGGCCCGAGCCCCCCTTTAATTCATAATCTGCGGCGAGTAAAGATGCAAATGCGTTTTCCACAGACATTCTGTTGAAACGTCGGATCGTTTGCTGGTACTCCTTAATAAAGTAAGGAGAAACTCCGACACGCGCTGCAATTTCTTTGTCGGAAACACCGCGCCCTTGCATACCGTGAAGTTTCCATAATTTTGTGAAGTAAGAGGTTAGCACTGATACAATCATCAGAGCCTCTCCCCGTCTATTTGATGCCTGGCGCAACAACCGTTCCGACGTCCGTAGTGCGTCAGAATAGCGGTACTCGCCGATGGCGCGTTGTAATTCGAATACATTAAACTCACGCGTTTGTCCACTCGCGCGAACAACGTCATCGCCCGTGATGACGGAGCGGTCGCCTATGTAGGTAATGAGTTTATCGATTTCGCCAACAGCGGCCTGTAGGTTGACTCCGACATAGTCTGTAAGCATCTGGACGGCTTCAGGCGTGATTGTATATCCCAGGCCATGGACACGTTTTTGAAGCCAGCCGCCCATCTGGTTGTCATATAGCGGCTTGATCTCCGCCCATTCGGCGTGGCTCTTCAAGCCGCGGTAGGGGTGTGCGGAGAGATTCGGCTTCTTCCCGCAGAGCAGGAGCACGATGGCT
Coding sequences:
- the holA gene encoding DNA polymerase III subunit delta, coding for MAGGGLTFEQLETAFRHRNFKPLYFLYGDERFLMDELQRLLIANGLEEHERAFNLDIVYGNESDAPAVLALCSTYPVMAQRRVVIVREFDQMRDNQRFATYAEHPNPTAIVLLLCGKKPNLSAHPYRGLKSHAEWAEIKPLYDNQMGGWLQKRVHGLGYTITPEAVQMLTDYVGVNLQAAVGEIDKLITYIGDRSVITGDDVVRASGQTREFNVFELQRAIGEYRYSDALRTSERLLRQASNRRGEALMIVSVLTSYFTKLWKLHGMQGRGVSDKEIAARVGVSPYFIKEYQQTIRRFNRMSVENAFASLLAADYELKGGSGREEGLVLSLLMRRLAGTPG